A stretch of the Streptosporangium sp. NBC_01755 genome encodes the following:
- a CDS encoding IS1634 family transposase: MYLRSTPRRNKDGTEVRYLQLAHNVWDPVLKRSKVQVVYNFGREDAANREALQRLIASVTRFLDPDAALSAATDGLAFTESRPLGGTWVLDALWRQLEIGKVMKRLLKGRRLDPAAERVLFALVANRALAPCSKLAAARWVNEDVAIDGLLPATSDDACYRAMDWLIEISGKLEEEVFHQVANLLNLEVDLLFFDTTSTYFETEDADEAVPRDAFGQVVPEQDATDDHKRKGFRSFGKSKDHRDDLPQVVIGMAVTRTGIPVRVWSWPGATGDSALIRQVKDDMRDWTLSRIVWVADRGFASERNRLHLRKGDHHYIIGEKLRSGSAEATEALARQGRYQEIRDNLRVKEVRIREDERFIICFNPEAAQRDEKVRERLLAQLATLIEGTDRLNATKRAELRGVISTKPGLNRYLRTTPGGLLRIDAARIKAEENLDGKYLLRTSDPKMTPEDIALGYKQLLEVERGWRDMKQIIDLRPVFHRKEQRIRAHVLLCWLALLLARIAETSTGQTWPALRRELDRITLGTFTGPAGTFRQRTEITKAQRDLLHALKIDAPPRIYQLTPPSR; the protein is encoded by the coding sequence ATGTATCTGCGGTCGACGCCTCGCCGGAACAAGGACGGGACGGAAGTCCGATACCTGCAGCTCGCGCACAACGTGTGGGATCCGGTGTTGAAGCGGTCGAAGGTGCAGGTCGTCTACAACTTCGGCCGCGAGGATGCCGCGAACCGGGAAGCCTTGCAGCGCCTGATCGCCTCGGTCACCCGGTTCCTCGATCCCGACGCCGCCTTGTCGGCGGCGACCGACGGGCTGGCGTTCACCGAGTCCCGACCTCTGGGCGGCACATGGGTGCTGGATGCCCTCTGGCGGCAGTTGGAGATCGGCAAGGTGATGAAACGGCTGCTCAAGGGCCGCCGGCTCGACCCGGCCGCGGAGCGGGTGCTGTTCGCGCTGGTCGCCAACCGGGCCCTGGCCCCCTGCTCCAAGCTCGCGGCGGCCCGCTGGGTGAACGAGGACGTGGCGATCGACGGCCTGCTGCCCGCGACCAGCGACGACGCCTGCTACCGGGCGATGGACTGGCTGATCGAGATCTCCGGAAAGCTCGAGGAAGAGGTGTTCCACCAGGTCGCAAACCTCCTCAACCTCGAGGTCGATCTGCTGTTCTTCGACACCACCTCGACCTACTTCGAGACCGAAGACGCCGACGAAGCCGTGCCTCGCGACGCGTTCGGCCAGGTCGTGCCCGAGCAGGACGCCACCGACGATCACAAGCGCAAGGGGTTCCGGTCGTTCGGCAAGTCCAAGGACCACCGCGATGACCTGCCGCAGGTCGTGATCGGGATGGCCGTCACCCGCACCGGCATCCCCGTCCGGGTGTGGTCCTGGCCCGGCGCGACCGGCGACTCCGCGCTGATCCGGCAGGTCAAGGACGATATGCGGGACTGGACGTTGTCGCGGATCGTGTGGGTCGCCGACCGCGGCTTCGCCTCCGAGCGCAACCGGCTGCACCTGCGCAAGGGCGACCACCACTACATCATCGGAGAGAAGCTCCGCTCCGGATCGGCCGAGGCCACCGAAGCACTCGCCCGTCAGGGCCGCTACCAGGAGATCCGCGACAACCTGCGGGTCAAGGAGGTTCGGATCCGCGAGGACGAGCGGTTCATCATCTGCTTCAACCCCGAGGCCGCGCAGCGGGACGAGAAGGTCCGGGAACGACTGCTCGCCCAGCTCGCGACCTTGATCGAGGGCACCGATCGGCTGAACGCGACCAAACGTGCGGAGCTGCGCGGGGTGATCTCCACCAAGCCCGGCCTGAACCGGTACCTGCGGACCACGCCCGGCGGGCTGCTGCGCATCGACGCCGCGAGAATCAAGGCCGAGGAGAACCTCGACGGCAAGTACCTGCTGCGCACCTCGGACCCGAAGATGACTCCTGAGGACATCGCGCTCGGCTACAAGCAGCTCCTCGAGGTTGAGCGGGGCTGGCGCGACATGAAGCAGATCATCGATCTGCGGCCGGTCTTCCACCGCAAGGAGCAGCGCATCCGCGCGCACGTCCTGCTCTGCTGGCTGGCGCTGCTGCTGGCCCGGATCGCCGAGACCTCCACCGGGCAGACCTGGCCCGCCCTGCGCCGCGAGCTCGACCGGATCACTCTGGGCACCTTCACCGGCCCCGCCGGCACCTTCCGGCAACGCACCGAGATCACCAAAGCCCAGCGCGATCTGCTCCACGCCCTCAAAATCGATGCCCCGCCCAGGATCTACCAGCTCACCCCGCCCAGCCGCTGA
- a CDS encoding NucA/NucB deoxyribonuclease domain-containing protein, translating to MSARKKACRPLKTAGHCDEYPFNTAKQGPGWGDGNFSVKKIVGIENTNDGRQLQIFYSRYRVLVPDGTTRLDGDKYWVSVTGPPPQNP from the coding sequence CTGAGTGCGAGGAAGAAAGCGTGCAGGCCGCTGAAGACCGCCGGTCATTGCGACGAGTACCCATTCAATACCGCCAAACAGGGACCTGGGTGGGGAGACGGCAACTTCTCGGTCAAAAAAATAGTTGGCATAGAAAACACCAATGACGGGCGGCAACTGCAAATCTTCTACTCCCGTTACCGCGTTCTTGTCCCCGACGGCACAACCCGTCTCGACGGGGATAAGTACTGGGTCAGCGTCACCGGGCCACCGCCCCAAAATCCATAG
- a CDS encoding DNRLRE domain-containing protein, which yields MTAADGRSYALRWPTALPKPAISKNVATYVDAAGRGADLVVTVLPTGFRHDVVLRERPAKPLELRIGVDTGGLTLTKGKGGRLLLTDTKAGATGTDESKDDKLVASAPQPVMWDASAGARLAKGRLPQARHAKIATDVVTTGGRTELVLKPDHAFLSDPATRYPVRVDPTTTLPFNHDVEVASTSDADLPADPTAGYLMAGRLFGDLSRVHLRFDTAVLAGSTVTDARLSLLNIDAQGCGPTVGPGIQVRRLTSAWDENNLYWANKPTSTTEDAQINRVALGPTCEPAPLEWPVTAIAQDWAGGAANHGLVLQHPNEANTNDNYRVFPSAEETFEFNSPPKLTVTTSGQASAPAITGLTVTPAQNVAGITTVTSLTPQLAATVSDTIGGTLTGQFEIEHDPTATGQGTGQIWTGTSTAVASGSPATITVPAAKLTDGWKVRWRARATSATASSAWSDWQQVTVDVPNPTVGQFQVTPSTLVDGKTVTTSLTPNLLTTVTDPAGQPVRAEFEVEHDPAATGQGTGQIWAGTSTAVASGTQATVVVPEGELADGWLVRWRARATSATASSAWSDWQQVTVDMPKPTVGNLTVTPSAVVDGTTTTRTIIPTLNATVTHPGGQALRAEFELEHDPAAPEGQGTGQIWAGAVDGAASGSQADIAVPDGKLIDGWKVRWRARAVAGESASAWSAWQEIKIDVVQSGEEPLAQTAGSVIRTDESFTAAAWLRWSDKDGDYIVLEQKGVHQAPFRLGNTADHGLVFTLTNADAAGATPQGVLSGVEPPVGEWFHLAGVYDAEADTATLYLNGTPIGNDVIGFSGWDADAAMTLGTVMRGDLDDVRVYQKALSADEVGALHGSTTTVAASPWESERGGEGERDEPSESSPGKTVRSSQQSAVPDPSFNYQHFTLDTCKAEGPKQYKKGVWTAASVYSGCTVRWYGMSIWVPDPEDIFGGKKRKTKKRPDGTVEEETDLIWRSTVVVNTYLGMPDGESIRDPGSDGATGSLKPKDISVWVSLDNITPDHIAAGQQEMSLEMTAASSGPNSTCAKTVDGDWAGRIDEWGTRTRYYRFRSTSSSDDVRRCSVFPWLVFINANFMDTNEAVPLWDRPKEEQNGSWNPPTVRCEDEVMGGMLNNVPDDKQIRYTGACTFPEVSRIYRIKTDDPDRGAVAQHLWKAFNQPDSTVPSKAPVPKIIPGNWNGTTAGTKAALTRVNEGLLRPGTPREEHGARFS from the coding sequence ATGACGGCCGCTGACGGGCGGTCCTATGCGCTGCGGTGGCCGACCGCGCTGCCCAAGCCGGCCATCAGCAAGAACGTGGCCACGTACGTCGATGCGGCGGGCCGCGGCGCGGACCTGGTGGTGACGGTGCTACCGACCGGATTCCGTCATGACGTGGTGCTGCGCGAGCGGCCCGCCAAACCCCTGGAGTTGCGCATCGGGGTGGACACCGGCGGCCTGACCCTGACCAAGGGCAAGGGTGGACGCCTGCTGCTCACCGACACCAAGGCCGGCGCGACCGGCACGGACGAGAGCAAGGACGACAAGCTCGTCGCCTCGGCGCCGCAGCCGGTGATGTGGGACGCCTCCGCCGGAGCTCGCCTGGCCAAGGGCCGCCTGCCCCAGGCCCGGCACGCGAAGATCGCCACCGACGTGGTGACCACGGGCGGCCGCACCGAGCTGGTGCTCAAGCCCGACCACGCCTTCCTGTCCGACCCCGCCACCCGGTATCCGGTGCGGGTGGATCCGACCACTACCTTGCCGTTCAACCATGATGTGGAGGTCGCCTCCACCAGCGACGCCGACTTGCCGGCCGATCCGACCGCCGGGTATCTGATGGCCGGGCGGTTGTTCGGCGACTTGTCTCGGGTGCATCTGCGCTTCGACACCGCCGTCCTGGCGGGCAGCACAGTGACCGATGCCAGGCTGTCGCTGCTCAACATCGACGCCCAAGGCTGCGGCCCCACGGTCGGGCCGGGCATTCAAGTCCGACGCCTGACTTCGGCGTGGGATGAGAACAACCTGTACTGGGCCAACAAACCGACCTCCACCACCGAGGACGCCCAGATCAACAGGGTCGCCCTCGGCCCGACCTGTGAGCCGGCTCCGCTAGAGTGGCCGGTCACCGCCATCGCTCAGGACTGGGCCGGCGGCGCTGCCAACCACGGCCTGGTGCTGCAACACCCCAACGAGGCCAACACCAACGACAACTACCGGGTCTTCCCCTCCGCCGAGGAGACCTTCGAGTTCAACTCCCCGCCCAAGCTGACCGTCACCACCTCCGGCCAGGCCTCGGCTCCGGCGATCACCGGCTTGACGGTGACCCCGGCGCAGAACGTGGCGGGCATCACCACGGTCACCTCGCTCACCCCGCAACTGGCCGCCACCGTCTCCGACACCATCGGCGGCACCCTGACCGGCCAGTTCGAGATCGAGCACGACCCCACCGCCACCGGGCAGGGCACCGGCCAGATCTGGACCGGCACCTCCACCGCAGTGGCCTCCGGCAGCCCGGCCACCATCACCGTCCCAGCCGCCAAGCTGACCGACGGCTGGAAGGTGCGCTGGCGCGCCCGCGCCACCTCGGCCACCGCCTCCTCCGCCTGGTCGGACTGGCAGCAGGTCACCGTCGACGTGCCCAACCCCACGGTCGGCCAGTTCCAGGTCACCCCCTCCACCCTGGTAGACGGCAAGACCGTCACCACCAGCCTCACTCCGAACCTGCTCACCACGGTCACCGACCCCGCTGGCCAGCCAGTGCGGGCCGAGTTCGAGGTCGAGCACGACCCGGCCGCCACCGGGCAGGGCACCGGCCAGATCTGGGCCGGCACCTCCACCGCGGTGGCCTCCGGCACCCAGGCCACCGTCGTCGTCCCCGAGGGCGAACTGGCCGACGGATGGCTGGTGCGCTGGCGTGCCCGCGCCACCTCGGCCACCGCCTCCTCCGCCTGGTCGGACTGGCAGCAGGTCACCGTCGACATGCCCAAACCCACGGTGGGGAACCTCACGGTCACCCCGTCAGCGGTAGTGGACGGCACGACCACGACTCGCACGATCATTCCGACCCTCAACGCCACGGTCACCCACCCGGGTGGGCAGGCGCTGCGAGCCGAGTTCGAGCTCGAACACGACCCGGCCGCGCCTGAAGGCCAGGGCACCGGGCAGATCTGGGCCGGGGCCGTGGACGGCGCCGCCTCCGGCAGCCAGGCGGACATCGCTGTTCCAGACGGGAAACTGATCGACGGCTGGAAGGTCCGCTGGCGCGCCCGTGCGGTCGCCGGAGAATCAGCCTCGGCCTGGTCGGCGTGGCAAGAGATCAAGATCGACGTCGTCCAGTCGGGTGAGGAACCGCTGGCGCAGACCGCTGGATCGGTCATCCGCACCGATGAGAGTTTCACCGCGGCGGCCTGGCTACGGTGGAGCGACAAGGACGGCGACTACATCGTCCTGGAACAGAAGGGTGTCCACCAGGCTCCTTTCCGCCTGGGCAACACCGCCGACCACGGCTTGGTGTTCACGCTCACCAACGCCGACGCTGCCGGCGCCACCCCCCAGGGCGTGCTCTCCGGTGTCGAACCACCGGTCGGCGAATGGTTCCACCTCGCCGGGGTGTACGACGCCGAGGCTGACACCGCGACGCTATATCTCAACGGCACCCCAATCGGAAACGACGTGATTGGTTTCTCCGGATGGGACGCCGACGCCGCTATGACGTTGGGTACCGTCATGCGCGGAGACCTCGACGACGTTCGGGTGTATCAAAAGGCGTTGTCAGCCGACGAGGTCGGCGCGCTTCACGGCAGCACGACCACGGTCGCCGCCTCACCGTGGGAGTCGGAGAGGGGTGGCGAAGGCGAGCGTGACGAGCCGTCCGAGTCCTCTCCCGGGAAAACCGTACGGTCCAGCCAGCAGAGTGCCGTACCCGACCCGTCGTTCAATTACCAACATTTCACACTCGACACGTGTAAGGCGGAAGGACCGAAGCAATACAAGAAGGGCGTCTGGACCGCCGCTTCCGTCTACAGCGGCTGCACCGTCAGATGGTATGGAATGAGTATTTGGGTCCCGGACCCGGAGGACATCTTCGGAGGAAAGAAGAGAAAGACGAAGAAGAGGCCGGACGGTACCGTCGAAGAGGAGACGGACCTGATATGGCGGTCGACGGTGGTCGTCAACACCTACCTGGGCATGCCTGACGGAGAGTCGATCCGCGATCCAGGAAGCGATGGAGCGACAGGCTCACTGAAGCCCAAGGACATCTCGGTATGGGTCAGCCTGGACAACATCACTCCGGATCACATAGCCGCAGGCCAGCAGGAAATGTCGCTGGAGATGACCGCCGCATCAAGTGGGCCTAATTCGACCTGCGCTAAAACGGTCGACGGAGATTGGGCAGGGAGGATCGACGAGTGGGGAACACGCACTCGGTACTACCGATTCAGATCCACGTCTTCCAGCGATGACGTGCGTCGGTGCAGCGTCTTCCCGTGGCTGGTGTTCATCAACGCCAATTTCATGGACACGAACGAGGCCGTTCCTTTGTGGGACAGGCCGAAGGAGGAGCAAAACGGCAGCTGGAACCCGCCCACTGTCCGCTGCGAGGACGAGGTGATGGGAGGGATGCTCAACAACGTTCCCGACGATAAGCAGATCAGATACACAGGTGCGTGCACTTTCCCGGAAGTCAGCCGCATCTACAGGATAAAGACGGACGACCCCGATAGAGGTGCCGTCGCCCAGCACCTTTGGAAGGCGTTCAATCAGCCGGATTCCACCGTTCCCTCGAAGGCTCCCGTACCGAAGATCATTCCAGGAAACTGGAATGGGACAACGGCTGGCACCAAGGCTGCATTGACGCGCGTCAACGAAGGTCTGCTGCGCCCGGGGACCCCAAGGGAAGAACATGGGGCGCGGTTCAGCTGA
- a CDS encoding DUF6461 domain-containing protein produces MTTPYSLYDLVSAHEGGHGSLADFYVTWCEGVSVENVARVMGADIDTVTPCKIVGWGSGSDGSGREDGNILVGAAGTWTFLLGDYRCVGIDSVVGLSKNNGRALSIEWSVHGETILRYAANGEIATVLDITYTEDRYGGDPNALDSHMEGLRFDIIDDDVEDGVTDLRESFTSALILVERITGQKINKEWLDAVYACYVLPATVNE; encoded by the coding sequence ATGACCACACCTTACAGTCTCTACGATCTTGTTTCTGCTCACGAAGGAGGCCATGGCTCCCTTGCCGATTTTTATGTGACGTGGTGTGAAGGTGTCAGCGTTGAGAACGTCGCTCGTGTCATGGGCGCCGATATCGATACGGTGACGCCATGCAAAATCGTAGGCTGGGGATCCGGCTCGGACGGAAGCGGACGCGAGGACGGCAACATTCTCGTAGGGGCGGCCGGAACATGGACGTTCCTGCTGGGAGATTATCGCTGCGTTGGCATCGACTCGGTGGTCGGCCTGTCGAAAAACAACGGGCGGGCCCTGAGCATCGAATGGAGTGTCCATGGAGAAACCATCCTCAGGTATGCGGCAAACGGCGAGATCGCCACTGTTCTCGACATCACCTACACCGAGGACCGATACGGAGGCGACCCCAACGCCCTGGATTCACATATGGAAGGTCTGCGCTTCGACATCATTGATGACGACGTCGAGGACGGGGTCACCGACTTGCGTGAGAGCTTCACCTCGGCGTTGATTCTCGTAGAGCGGATCACTGGACAGAAAATCAACAAAGAATGGCTGGACGCTGTTTATGCCTGTTACGTTCTCCCGGCAACCGTGAATGAGTGA
- a CDS encoding DNRLRE domain-containing protein, whose protein sequence is MGKSNNGSVRWRSYIRFDEIPADSLLLGGAVDNADLVLWNHLSNDCGEFVGSGVTARRITQRWDVSTLTWNNQPPVTGASANTEYGAYLPGCTRGYMDYEHDLIHSVNGIVQAWADGQPNYGFQLTAGNESDITNWRRYRTQEYTCCSSGAHAPKLTVDFTPAPIEVVVYSYDGAQRPGFRS, encoded by the coding sequence GTGGGTAAGTCCAACAACGGGTCGGTGCGCTGGCGCAGCTACATCCGCTTCGACGAGATCCCCGCGGACTCCCTGCTGCTGGGCGGGGCGGTTGACAACGCCGACCTGGTCCTGTGGAACCACCTGTCCAACGACTGCGGCGAGTTCGTCGGATCCGGCGTCACCGCCCGTCGCATCACCCAGCGGTGGGATGTCTCCACCCTGACGTGGAACAACCAGCCGCCGGTCACCGGCGCGAGTGCGAACACCGAGTACGGCGCCTATCTCCCCGGCTGCACCCGCGGCTACATGGACTACGAGCATGACCTGATCCACTCTGTGAACGGGATCGTCCAGGCATGGGCCGATGGCCAGCCGAACTACGGCTTCCAGCTCACCGCCGGCAACGAATCCGACATCACCAACTGGCGCCGCTACCGCACCCAGGAATACACCTGCTGCAGCTCGGGGGCCCACGCTCCCAAGCTCACCGTCGACTTCACGCCCGCTCCGATCGAAGTGGTCGTCTACTCATACGACGGAGCGCAAAGGCCTGGGTTCCGCAGCTAA